A portion of the Plodia interpunctella isolate USDA-ARS_2022_Savannah chromosome 4, ilPloInte3.2, whole genome shotgun sequence genome contains these proteins:
- the LOC128669175 gene encoding pericentriolar material 1 protein-like isoform X3 produces the protein MAPPNNDRQPGHTGTIPKTKVRNNCNVPQEAVTPTRRDMTSNLVTSSLDWVPVSEYNTRSNYNQTRKPSNNTSEPELTDLDNSVSFESGFGRFVPVRPQPRILPLTVQNRENITEHHDDGAGSSISNHNLHPYAHQMQNGIIPHSNHAATAVMIVNPTTPNAAPSQNRNNLSRNLNSARNNFDSNSHSSNNNSAPSTSNSRVGTKTVNLMNNMYDQGQGNFNNLNENNHVHRESARALGEAIVAACPDAAAVERRLGQIREYIRVTSSLVDTMRNSEDEAFIEHTKEEYDELVQMVMTLKESENKLQNILLEKRPDNVEVPADETVEESSAQAEVIDEHPCSNMTGSEQLEILVKPDIAISANDKNISNSLKKVTNIENEQINKSFQNIKNIDSEDNTVETDQIVEIDLNSHSENVEHIVNTNEIKFVIEEIETIPCPVPEAKKDDKHLNEVLRKNILSCVEKVAMIEEMKSRNSKDCSSTYDDKDLVTRPVSVQSNGSIYSDNELWQNEIKNKMELSQMRLAALKQQQKRLLKYQEEAKQQLDEINRERQSQEIHPSTSHDNFGGMQNQSFGYQHSQRLYAANQIGVATTLPHCDLANTDQHSANSAHSHDERFEHRDANIASSEEAETTRQSEQSDEEGLSERSRVLQLKLRQLQDKKQHMESLVSEFQKLQMATRLASSHNTYSSSGEDSADEEPSRKCNKTGGNMKNEDPFKLMEIKAIKTALQKTKDLMRSVENYEADHLSNHDDSFQMPGHSNIHDNKSEGGWSNDGSMCRVRNSLPQRHKFTNEQHEQQQMQQNQQLQQQMQQTQQLQQQMQQSQQQHQQQQQSHEANLASLQELAQELRMETEKIMGERARIKDMISNKEVSRKQKCVNEEVRAPGAGAGAGAAERRQLQLRALLADKQRELEALLNKEKVLCAAPESQQMKVDSRTASIANQSYNSEQEEPDSRSEQILLDSQTSRENASFRCMSAGGAERPAYGSDTDSASRNKSNQRNRARRRQAQDRQPEENIVAPQSNNVSQNIRHEPRSEPTNVNMVPPITQNPDSTVNMPYPPPPCWNSKSNQDMRNQFTQNSHSQTMDRLMGTPPMSFPPSLPFNMMMPYGVMGGCSCGCGFWGAWYWQQLALQQREIHQLRAQLTHLEERWRAETASHTLNNQVPPGNRANNYWDNFRSYSRQNLLSANSKTNADGHLAVGPAHNPHPLVERSHNTLHHTSSSTSPSITPKRNTNAASSSQNAPTQVLQNEEVPNRHAARRNVAYERSLSFSSAPDVLNVNQNMDTDSGNATHSRNIDDNTPTVSNVNINRQEPAPNPFRNLNITSPIPEIIQSHSNNLNTSASKKKSSSKLPAKNSTNRRNYTLDYSQTSNINIASTSETPNPNLASTSREVHDKATSKLFDLLRENVYSEVTALIGVNESHPDFLIQLFRELQLISSDSLRQRVLQSIRNVLSHYDNIVDSQTNENAHDESRPEGIVTTTSESNNYHECNTIPSQNACTSTMQVDNKIVRFLLLKSEEICTPELLESLAAQILSSEGVYAPPVKKRLLEFLSKYEGGRVCDISSDIIENLPILVSGSDEVEDSQPSAGRPELQDVAGSLNLFSSSDPQLHQLSACPYELWPGHVHVDDASPRSSQEGKVDLLSCSEMLNGDLAEADQTHAEGGGAGGAGTGAGAGTGAGAGGGGGTAADQLPDVVDTDEVTPTEAEAEWLGLDRVPTRLHMEESSEKQKGEFNIMSIVEQTLKPQTFCLFIV, from the exons ATGGCTCCTCCTAACAACGATCGTCAACCAGGTCACACTGGTACCATACCCAAGACTAAAGTaagaaataattgtaatgtacCCCAAGAAGCTGTGACTCCAACTAGGAGAGACATGACCAGCAATCTGGTTACG TCATCTTTAGATTGGGTTCCTGTGTCAGAATATAATACAAGATCTAATTATAACCAAACCAGGAAACCATCAAATAATACATCTGAACCTGAACTGACAGATTTGG ACAACTCAGTGTCATTTGAGAGTGGATTTGGAAGATTTGTGCCTGTAAGACCGCAACCTCGTATTCTACCCCTGACCGTACAGAATCGAGAAAACATAACTGAACACCACGATGACGGTGCTGGTTCTAGCATCTCAAATCACAATTTACATCCATATGCTCATCAAATGCAAAATG gAATAATCCCCCACTCTAATCATGCTGCAACTGCTGTGATGATTGTGAACCCTACTACACCTAATGCA GCTCCAAGTCAGAACAGAAACAATTTATCAAGAAACTTAAATTCAGCTCGCAACAACTTTGACAGTAATAGCCATTCAAGCAATAACAATTCTGCGCCCTCTACGTCCAACTCGAGAGTCGGAACAAAAACTGTTAACTTAATGAACAACATGTATGATCAGGGACAGGGCAACTTCAATAACCTCAATGAGAACAACCAT GTCCACCGTGAGTCAGCTCGAGCGTTGGGTGAAGCTATAGTCGCGGCGTGTCCCGACGCCGCAGCAGTTGAACGACGGCTCGGACAAATCAGAGAGTACATTCGAGTGACGTCATCTCTTGTTGACACCATGCGCAATTCCGAAGACGAA GCATTTATTGAGCACACGAAGGAAGAATATGACGAACTAGTGCAAATGGTAATGACTTTGAaagaaagtgaaaataaattgcaaaatattttgctaGAGAAAAGGCCGGATAATGTAGAAGTACCTGCAGATGAAACTGTAGAGGAATCAAGTGCACAAGCTGAAGTAATAGATGAACATCCTTGTAGCAATATGACTGGATCTGAACAATTAGAAATTCTTGTTAAACCAGACATAGCAATAAGTgctaatgataaaaatataagcaaCAGTCTTAAAAAAGTGACTAATATagaaaatgaacaaataaataagtcatttcaaaatataaaaaatattgatagcGAAGACAATACTGTGGAAACAGACCAAATAGTAGAAATAGATTTGAATAGTCATTCTGAAAATGTAGAAcatattgtaaatacaaatgagattaaatttgtaatagaaGAAATAGAAACTATTCCGTGTCCTGTGCCAGAAGCTAAAAAAGATGATAAACATCTGAATGAGgtgttaagaaaaaatattctatcttGTGTTGAAAAGGTAGCAATGATTGAGGAAATGAAAAGTAGAAACTCTAAAGATTGTAGTAGCACCTACGACGATAAG GATCTTGTAACCAGACCAGTGTCAGTGCAAAGCAATGGCTCTATATACAGTGATAATGAACTGTGGcagaatgaaattaaaaacaaaatggagtTATCACAGATGCGTTTAGCTGCTCTTAAGCAGCAGCAGAAACGACTTCTGAAATATCAG GAGGAAGCAAAACAACAGTTGGACGAAATTAACAGGGAAAGGCAGTCTCAAGAGATTCACCCGTCGACTTCACATGACAACTTTGGCGGCATGCAG AACCAATCGTTCGGCTACCAGCATTCCCAGCGGCTGTACGCGGCGAATCAGATCGGCGTCGCGACCACACTGCCGCACTGCGACCTCGCGAACACCGACCAGCACTCCGCGAACTCCGCGCACAGCCACGACGAGCGCTTCGAGCATCGCGACGCCAACATCGCCAGCAGCGAG GAAGCCGAGACGACCAGACAAAGCGAGCAATCGGACGAGGAGGGGCTCAGCGAGCGCAGCCGCGTGCTGCAGCTCAAGCTGCGTCAGCTGCAGGACAAGAAACAGCACATGGAGAGTTTG gtatcggaatttcaaaaattgcaAATGGCTACCCGTCTGGCTAGCTCCCACAATACATACTCGAGTTCCGGGGAAGATAGTGCAGATGAAGAACCGTCTCGTAAAT GTAACAAGACAGGTGGTAATATGAAGAATGAAGATCCATTCAAACTCATGGAAATAAAGGCTATTAAAACAGCACTGCAAAAGACTAAag atcTTATGCGCTCAGTTGAAAATTACGAAGCTGACCACTTGAGCAATCACGATGATTCTTTCCAGATGCCGGGGCATTCTAACATTCACGACAA TAAGTCGGAAGGCGGGTGGTCCAACGACGGCAGCATGTGCCGCGTCCGCAACTCCCTGCCGCAGCGACACAAGTTCACCAACGAGCAACACGAACAACAACAGATGCAACAGAACCAACAGCTGCAACAACAAATGCAGCAAACCCAGCAGCTGCAACAACAGATGCAGCAGAGTCAGCAGCAACATCAACAGCAACAACAga GTCATGAAGCAAACTTAGCCTCATTGCAAGAACTGGCACAAGAACTGCGAATGGAAACTGAAAAAATTATGGGAGAGCGAGCTCGAATCAAAGACATGATATCTAATAAAg AAGTGTCCCGCAAGCAAAAGTGCGTGAACGAGGAGGTGCGGGCCcccggcgcgggcgcgggcgcgggcgcggccgAGCGCCGCCAGCTGCAGCTGCGAGCGCTGCTGGCCGACAAGCAGCGGGAGCTGGAGGCCTTGCTTAACAAGGAG AAAGTGCTATGTGCTGCACCTGAAAGCCAGCAAATGAAAGTAGACTCGAGGACGGCTTCTATCGCCAACCAGTCTTACAACAG tgaACAAGAGGAGCCTGACTCGCGTTCGGAACAAATATTATTGGATTCGCAGACCTCTAGAGAGAATGCAAGTTTCAGA TGCATGTCGGCGGGCGGCGCGGAGAGGCCCGCGTACGGCAGCGACACCGACAG CGCCTCTAGAAACAAATCTAATCAAAGAAATAGAGCTAGGCGGAGACAAGCGCAAGATCGACAGCctgaagaaaatattgtg GCTCCACAATCCAATAACGTCAGTCAAAATATACGACACGAACCGAGGTCGGAGCCGACCAACGTCAATATGGTGCCGCCTATAACACAAAATC CGGATAGCACAGTCAATATGCCGTACCCGCCGCCACCCTGTTGGAACTCTAAGTCGAACCAG GATATGCGCAATCAGTTCACACAGAATAGCCATTCACAAACCATGGACCGTTTGATGGGGACTCCTCCGATGTCCTTCCCGCCATCTTTGCCGTTCAACATGATGATGCCATATG GTGTGATGGGGGGCTGCAGCTGCGGCTGTGGGTTCTGGGGCGCGTGGTACTGGCAGCAGTTGGCGCTGCAGCAGCGCGAGATCCACCAGCTCAGGGCGCAGCTCACACAC ttgGAAGAGCGTTGGCGAGCAGAAACCGCTTCGCATACTCTCAACAATCAAGTGCCGCCGGGAAATCGCGCCAATAACTATTGGGATAACTTTAGAAg ttATTCCCGACAAAATCTACTCTCAGCCAATAGCAAAACCAATGCTGACGGGCACTTAGCAGTGGGACCTGCACACAACCCGCACCCGTTGGTGGAGCGATCGCACAACACTTTACACCACACCTCCTCATCCACTTCTCCGTCCATCACTCCTAAGAGGAACACCAATGCCGCTAGTTCCTCACAAAACGCTCCCACGCAAGTGTTACAAAACGAAGAAGTCCCCAATCGACACGCAGCCCGTAGAAATGTGGCTTACGAGCGATCTCTATCGTTCTCCTCTGCTCCTGATGTGTTGAACGTCAACCAGAACATGGACACGGATAGTGGAAACGCGACGCACTCTAGAAACATCGATGATAACACCCCCACTGTTTCCAACGTTAATATCAATCGACAGGAACCCGCACCAAATCCATTTAGAAATCTCAATATAACCAGCCCCATACCCGAAATCATCCAGTCTCACTCCAACAATCTAAACACGAGCGCGAGTAAGAAAAAGTCCTCCTCTAAACTACCGGCGAAAAACTCCACAAACAGAAGAAATTACACATTAGATTATTCTCAGACCAGCAACATCAACATCGCGAGCACCTCCGAGACGCCCAATCCGAATTTAGCTTCCACCAGCCGCGAGGTTCACGATAAAGCCACCTCGAAACTGTTCGATCTACTCAgggaaaatgtttattctgAAGTGACAGCTTTGATCGGCGTAAACGAGTCTCATCCTGATTTCCTTATTCAATTATTCAGAGAACTCCAACTTATTAGTTCTGATTCCCTTAGACAGAGGGTTTTACAATCTATTCGTAACGTGTTGTCTCATTATGACAATATTGTAGATAGCCAGACCAACGAAAATGCGCACGATGAAAGCAGACCGGAAGGTATTGTGACTACTACTTCAGAATCAAATAATTACCACGAATGTAACACGATTCCTTCTCAAAATGCTTGCACTAGCACCATGCAGGTCGATAACAAGATTGTACGTTTTTTGTTGCTGAAAAGTGAAGAGATTTGCACCCCCGAACTTTTAGAGTCGTTGGCCGCTCAGATTCTATCTTCGGAAGGCGTATACGCGCCGCCGGTGAAAAAGAGGCTTCTAGAGTTTCTATCTAAATATGAAGGCGGGCGAGTATGTGATATATCGAGCGATATCATCGAGAACTTGCCAATTTTGGTGTCGGGAAGCGACGAGGTGGAGGATTCGCAGCCGTCGGCGGGCCGGCCCGAGCTGCAGGACGTGGCGGGCTCCCTCAACCTGTTCAGCTCCAGCGACCCGCAGCTGCACCAGCTCAGCGCCTGCCCCTACGAGCTGTGGCCGGGCCACGTGCACGTGGACGACGCCAGCCCGCGCTCCAGCCAGGAGGGCAAGGTGGACCTGCTCAGCTGCTCGGAGATGCTCAACGGCGACCTGGCCGAGGCGGACCAGACGCACGCGGAGGGGGGCGGAGCCGGGGGGGCGGGGACTGGGGCCGGGGCCGGAACAGGGGCAGGGGCAGGGGGAGGGGGAGGGACCGCCGCCGACCAGCTGCCGGATGTCGTTGACACTGACGAGGTCACTCCTACAGAG gCGGAAGCGGAGTGGCTCGGGCTTGACCGTGTGCCAACGAGGCTGCACATGGAAGAATCATCTGAAAAGCAAAAAGGTGAATTCAATATTATGTCCATAGTGGAGCAAACACTCAAACCACaaactttttgtttgttcATTGTTTGA
- the LOC128669175 gene encoding pericentriolar material 1 protein-like isoform X8: MIIVTIIVYITVLLCHMGGCFSKFHLKKSSLDWVPVSEYNTRSNYNQTRKPSNNTSEPELTDLGIIPHSNHAATAVMIVNPTTPNAVSGNMSQPFNAPSQNRNNLSRNLNSARNNFDSNSHSSNNNSAPSTSNSRVGTKTVNLMNNMYDQGQGNFNNLNENNHVHRESARALGEAIVAACPDAAAVERRLGQIREYIRVTSSLVDTMRNSEDEAFIEHTKEEYDELVQMVMTLKESENKLQNILLEKRPDNVEVPADETVEESSAQAEVIDEHPCSNMTGSEQLEILVKPDIAISANDKNISNSLKKVTNIENEQINKSFQNIKNIDSEDNTVETDQIVEIDLNSHSENVEHIVNTNEIKFVIEEIETIPCPVPEAKKDDKHLNEVLRKNILSCVEKVAMIEEMKSRNSKDCSSTYDDKDLVTRPVSVQSNGSIYSDNELWQNEIKNKMELSQMRLAALKQQQKRLLKYQEEAKQQLDEINRERQSQEIHPSTSHDNFGGMQNQSFGYQHSQRLYAANQIGVATTLPHCDLANTDQHSANSAHSHDERFEHRDANIASSEEAETTRQSEQSDEEGLSERSRVLQLKLRQLQDKKQHMESLVSEFQKLQMATRLASSHNTYSSSGEDSADEEPSRKCNKTGGNMKNEDPFKLMEIKAIKTALQKTKDLMRSVENYEADHLSNHDDSFQMPGHSNIHDNKSEGGWSNDGSMCRVRNSLPQRHKFTNEQHEQQQMQQNQQLQQQMQQTQQLQQQMQQSQQQHQQQQQSHEANLASLQELAQELRMETEKIMGERARIKDMISNKEVSRKQKCVNEEVRAPGAGAGAGAAERRQLQLRALLADKQRELEALLNKEKVLCAAPESQQMKVDSRTASIANQSYNSEQEEPDSRSEQILLDSQTSRENASFRCMSAGGAERPAYGSDTDSASRNKSNQRNRARRRQAQDRQPEENIVAPQSNNVSQNIRHEPRSEPTNVNMVPPITQNPDSTVNMPYPPPPCWNSKSNQDMRNQFTQNSHSQTMDRLMGTPPMSFPPSLPFNMMMPYGVMGGCSCGCGFWGAWYWQQLALQQREIHQLRAQLTHLEERWRAETASHTLNNQVPPGNRANNYWDNFRSYSRQNLLSANSKTNADGHLAVGPAHNPHPLVERSHNTLHHTSSSTSPSITPKRNTNAASSSQNAPTQVLQNEEVPNRHAARRNVAYERSLSFSSAPDVLNVNQNMDTDSGNATHSRNIDDNTPTVSNVNINRQEPAPNPFRNLNITSPIPEIIQSHSNNLNTSASKKKSSSKLPAKNSTNRRNYTLDYSQTSNINIASTSETPNPNLASTSREVHDKATSKLFDLLRENVYSEVTALIGVNESHPDFLIQLFRELQLISSDSLRQRVLQSIRNVLSHYDNIVDSQTNENAHDESRPEGIVTTTSESNNYHECNTIPSQNACTSTMQVDNKIVRFLLLKSEEICTPELLESLAAQILSSEGVYAPPVKKRLLEFLSKYEGGRVCDISSDIIENLPILVSGSDEVEDSQPSAGRPELQDVAGSLNLFSSSDPQLHQLSACPYELWPGHVHVDDASPRSSQEGKVDLLSCSEMLNGDLAEADQTHAEGGGAGGAGTGAGAGTGAGAGGGGGTAADQLPDVVDTDEVTPTEAEAEWLGLDRVPTRLHMEESSEKQKGEFNIMSIVEQTLKPQTFCLFIV; encoded by the exons ATGATTATTGTTACcattatagtttatattacTGTTTTACTTTGCCATATGGGTGgttgtttttctaaatttcatttgaaaaag TCATCTTTAGATTGGGTTCCTGTGTCAGAATATAATACAAGATCTAATTATAACCAAACCAGGAAACCATCAAATAATACATCTGAACCTGAACTGACAGATTTGG gAATAATCCCCCACTCTAATCATGCTGCAACTGCTGTGATGATTGTGAACCCTACTACACCTAATGCAGTGAGTGGGAATATGTCACAACCTTTCAAT GCTCCAAGTCAGAACAGAAACAATTTATCAAGAAACTTAAATTCAGCTCGCAACAACTTTGACAGTAATAGCCATTCAAGCAATAACAATTCTGCGCCCTCTACGTCCAACTCGAGAGTCGGAACAAAAACTGTTAACTTAATGAACAACATGTATGATCAGGGACAGGGCAACTTCAATAACCTCAATGAGAACAACCAT GTCCACCGTGAGTCAGCTCGAGCGTTGGGTGAAGCTATAGTCGCGGCGTGTCCCGACGCCGCAGCAGTTGAACGACGGCTCGGACAAATCAGAGAGTACATTCGAGTGACGTCATCTCTTGTTGACACCATGCGCAATTCCGAAGACGAA GCATTTATTGAGCACACGAAGGAAGAATATGACGAACTAGTGCAAATGGTAATGACTTTGAaagaaagtgaaaataaattgcaaaatattttgctaGAGAAAAGGCCGGATAATGTAGAAGTACCTGCAGATGAAACTGTAGAGGAATCAAGTGCACAAGCTGAAGTAATAGATGAACATCCTTGTAGCAATATGACTGGATCTGAACAATTAGAAATTCTTGTTAAACCAGACATAGCAATAAGTgctaatgataaaaatataagcaaCAGTCTTAAAAAAGTGACTAATATagaaaatgaacaaataaataagtcatttcaaaatataaaaaatattgatagcGAAGACAATACTGTGGAAACAGACCAAATAGTAGAAATAGATTTGAATAGTCATTCTGAAAATGTAGAAcatattgtaaatacaaatgagattaaatttgtaatagaaGAAATAGAAACTATTCCGTGTCCTGTGCCAGAAGCTAAAAAAGATGATAAACATCTGAATGAGgtgttaagaaaaaatattctatcttGTGTTGAAAAGGTAGCAATGATTGAGGAAATGAAAAGTAGAAACTCTAAAGATTGTAGTAGCACCTACGACGATAAG GATCTTGTAACCAGACCAGTGTCAGTGCAAAGCAATGGCTCTATATACAGTGATAATGAACTGTGGcagaatgaaattaaaaacaaaatggagtTATCACAGATGCGTTTAGCTGCTCTTAAGCAGCAGCAGAAACGACTTCTGAAATATCAG GAGGAAGCAAAACAACAGTTGGACGAAATTAACAGGGAAAGGCAGTCTCAAGAGATTCACCCGTCGACTTCACATGACAACTTTGGCGGCATGCAG AACCAATCGTTCGGCTACCAGCATTCCCAGCGGCTGTACGCGGCGAATCAGATCGGCGTCGCGACCACACTGCCGCACTGCGACCTCGCGAACACCGACCAGCACTCCGCGAACTCCGCGCACAGCCACGACGAGCGCTTCGAGCATCGCGACGCCAACATCGCCAGCAGCGAG GAAGCCGAGACGACCAGACAAAGCGAGCAATCGGACGAGGAGGGGCTCAGCGAGCGCAGCCGCGTGCTGCAGCTCAAGCTGCGTCAGCTGCAGGACAAGAAACAGCACATGGAGAGTTTG gtatcggaatttcaaaaattgcaAATGGCTACCCGTCTGGCTAGCTCCCACAATACATACTCGAGTTCCGGGGAAGATAGTGCAGATGAAGAACCGTCTCGTAAAT GTAACAAGACAGGTGGTAATATGAAGAATGAAGATCCATTCAAACTCATGGAAATAAAGGCTATTAAAACAGCACTGCAAAAGACTAAag atcTTATGCGCTCAGTTGAAAATTACGAAGCTGACCACTTGAGCAATCACGATGATTCTTTCCAGATGCCGGGGCATTCTAACATTCACGACAA TAAGTCGGAAGGCGGGTGGTCCAACGACGGCAGCATGTGCCGCGTCCGCAACTCCCTGCCGCAGCGACACAAGTTCACCAACGAGCAACACGAACAACAACAGATGCAACAGAACCAACAGCTGCAACAACAAATGCAGCAAACCCAGCAGCTGCAACAACAGATGCAGCAGAGTCAGCAGCAACATCAACAGCAACAACAga GTCATGAAGCAAACTTAGCCTCATTGCAAGAACTGGCACAAGAACTGCGAATGGAAACTGAAAAAATTATGGGAGAGCGAGCTCGAATCAAAGACATGATATCTAATAAAg AAGTGTCCCGCAAGCAAAAGTGCGTGAACGAGGAGGTGCGGGCCcccggcgcgggcgcgggcgcgggcgcggccgAGCGCCGCCAGCTGCAGCTGCGAGCGCTGCTGGCCGACAAGCAGCGGGAGCTGGAGGCCTTGCTTAACAAGGAG AAAGTGCTATGTGCTGCACCTGAAAGCCAGCAAATGAAAGTAGACTCGAGGACGGCTTCTATCGCCAACCAGTCTTACAACAG tgaACAAGAGGAGCCTGACTCGCGTTCGGAACAAATATTATTGGATTCGCAGACCTCTAGAGAGAATGCAAGTTTCAGA TGCATGTCGGCGGGCGGCGCGGAGAGGCCCGCGTACGGCAGCGACACCGACAG CGCCTCTAGAAACAAATCTAATCAAAGAAATAGAGCTAGGCGGAGACAAGCGCAAGATCGACAGCctgaagaaaatattgtg GCTCCACAATCCAATAACGTCAGTCAAAATATACGACACGAACCGAGGTCGGAGCCGACCAACGTCAATATGGTGCCGCCTATAACACAAAATC CGGATAGCACAGTCAATATGCCGTACCCGCCGCCACCCTGTTGGAACTCTAAGTCGAACCAG GATATGCGCAATCAGTTCACACAGAATAGCCATTCACAAACCATGGACCGTTTGATGGGGACTCCTCCGATGTCCTTCCCGCCATCTTTGCCGTTCAACATGATGATGCCATATG GTGTGATGGGGGGCTGCAGCTGCGGCTGTGGGTTCTGGGGCGCGTGGTACTGGCAGCAGTTGGCGCTGCAGCAGCGCGAGATCCACCAGCTCAGGGCGCAGCTCACACAC ttgGAAGAGCGTTGGCGAGCAGAAACCGCTTCGCATACTCTCAACAATCAAGTGCCGCCGGGAAATCGCGCCAATAACTATTGGGATAACTTTAGAAg ttATTCCCGACAAAATCTACTCTCAGCCAATAGCAAAACCAATGCTGACGGGCACTTAGCAGTGGGACCTGCACACAACCCGCACCCGTTGGTGGAGCGATCGCACAACACTTTACACCACACCTCCTCATCCACTTCTCCGTCCATCACTCCTAAGAGGAACACCAATGCCGCTAGTTCCTCACAAAACGCTCCCACGCAAGTGTTACAAAACGAAGAAGTCCCCAATCGACACGCAGCCCGTAGAAATGTGGCTTACGAGCGATCTCTATCGTTCTCCTCTGCTCCTGATGTGTTGAACGTCAACCAGAACATGGACACGGATAGTGGAAACGCGACGCACTCTAGAAACATCGATGATAACACCCCCACTGTTTCCAACGTTAATATCAATCGACAGGAACCCGCACCAAATCCATTTAGAAATCTCAATATAACCAGCCCCATACCCGAAATCATCCAGTCTCACTCCAACAATCTAAACACGAGCGCGAGTAAGAAAAAGTCCTCCTCTAAACTACCGGCGAAAAACTCCACAAACAGAAGAAATTACACATTAGATTATTCTCAGACCAGCAACATCAACATCGCGAGCACCTCCGAGACGCCCAATCCGAATTTAGCTTCCACCAGCCGCGAGGTTCACGATAAAGCCACCTCGAAACTGTTCGATCTACTCAgggaaaatgtttattctgAAGTGACAGCTTTGATCGGCGTAAACGAGTCTCATCCTGATTTCCTTATTCAATTATTCAGAGAACTCCAACTTATTAGTTCTGATTCCCTTAGACAGAGGGTTTTACAATCTATTCGTAACGTGTTGTCTCATTATGACAATATTGTAGATAGCCAGACCAACGAAAATGCGCACGATGAAAGCAGACCGGAAGGTATTGTGACTACTACTTCAGAATCAAATAATTACCACGAATGTAACACGATTCCTTCTCAAAATGCTTGCACTAGCACCATGCAGGTCGATAACAAGATTGTACGTTTTTTGTTGCTGAAAAGTGAAGAGATTTGCACCCCCGAACTTTTAGAGTCGTTGGCCGCTCAGATTCTATCTTCGGAAGGCGTATACGCGCCGCCGGTGAAAAAGAGGCTTCTAGAGTTTCTATCTAAATATGAAGGCGGGCGAGTATGTGATATATCGAGCGATATCATCGAGAACTTGCCAATTTTGGTGTCGGGAAGCGACGAGGTGGAGGATTCGCAGCCGTCGGCGGGCCGGCCCGAGCTGCAGGACGTGGCGGGCTCCCTCAACCTGTTCAGCTCCAGCGACCCGCAGCTGCACCAGCTCAGCGCCTGCCCCTACGAGCTGTGGCCGGGCCACGTGCACGTGGACGACGCCAGCCCGCGCTCCAGCCAGGAGGGCAAGGTGGACCTGCTCAGCTGCTCGGAGATGCTCAACGGCGACCTGGCCGAGGCGGACCAGACGCACGCGGAGGGGGGCGGAGCCGGGGGGGCGGGGACTGGGGCCGGGGCCGGAACAGGGGCAGGGGCAGGGGGAGGGGGAGGGACCGCCGCCGACCAGCTGCCGGATGTCGTTGACACTGACGAGGTCACTCCTACAGAG gCGGAAGCGGAGTGGCTCGGGCTTGACCGTGTGCCAACGAGGCTGCACATGGAAGAATCATCTGAAAAGCAAAAAGGTGAATTCAATATTATGTCCATAGTGGAGCAAACACTCAAACCACaaactttttgtttgttcATTGTTTGA